From a single Arachis hypogaea cultivar Tifrunner chromosome 3, arahy.Tifrunner.gnm2.J5K5, whole genome shotgun sequence genomic region:
- the LOC112792794 gene encoding uncharacterized protein — translation MKEFFKNKGPYCPIIKRLRVEVSLFLDRDRFVLRENGRGPDWVFTQIKKEKPKPCVNNTPLSSPNHSFTPWRPLKQSKTLALHCRRRARGPQRRRRSQVLSVAAVPRSSASPLLPLPRVRNSGSSSRRLHLRWLLCSWLGAARRRLAYRLVSPIAVPSSIEDSDDEGEYEEDHEGGSNVNSWHLEESDKMLDSDDEESRVFPRDNNKTRF, via the exons ATGaaggaattttttaaaaacaaa GGACCGTATTGTCCCATAATAAAAAGGTTGAGGGTCGAAGTGTCCCTTTTTTTGGACAGGGATCGCTTTGTCCTTCGTGAAAATGGACGAGGACCGGATTGGGTGTttactcaaataaaaaaagaaaagccaaaacCATGCGTGAACAATACAcccctctcttccccaaatcatTCGTTTACTCCCTGGAGACCTCTGAAGCAAAGCAAAACCCTAGCCCTTCATTGCCGCCGTCGTGCTCGAGGTCCTCAGCGCCGCCGCCGTTCCCAGGTCCTCAGCGTCGCCGCCGTTCCCAGGTCCTCAGCGTcgccgcttcttcctcttccccgTGTCCGGAACTCAGGTAGCTCGTCACGTCGTCTTCATCTTCGTTGGCTTCTCTGTTCGTGGCTTGGAGCAGCTCGCCGTCGTCTCGCCTATCGCCTTGTCTCGCCGATTGCCGTCCCTTCCTCCATCGAAG ATTCGGATGATGAAGGTGAATATGAAGAGGACCATGAAGGTGGATCTAATGTTAACTCGTGGCACTTAGAAGAATCGGACAAGATGTTAGACTCTGACGACGAGGAGTCACGTGTGTTTCCAAGAGACAATAACAAGACAAGATTTTGA
- the LOC112784372 gene encoding protein transport protein SEC23 D-like, translating into MAVRATVSRFPVDTDAREGSGLLWGVTVTPFAAVDENGHSPAFGSGGDILPRCENCWAYFNTYCELEQWAWSCSLCGTLNGLSSAAVERYSLPKSCAEMCSSFVDLELPLDGSSEEAAMQARPVYVAAVDLSSSEEFLELTKSALLAALEALAPGSLFGLATFSHKLGLYDIQGPIPVVKNVFIPPDAEGTLPIGLDDVMPLLQFLAPVDTCKDHIASALETLRPTTSWERTTAAGQSLDGVLIGGRGFGVAMEALCNYLGSEYGNTFALARIFAFLSGPPDYGAGQLDTRRYGEQYASKGEDADRALLPEQTPFYKDLAAVAVQAGVCVDIFAVTNEYTDLASLKFLSIESGGSLFLYTSTEDSTLPQDMYRMLSRPYAFGCVLRLRTSTEFKPGNSYGHFFPDPQYENVQHIICCDSYATYAYDFVFENNVGFSRNKSDVPTIQIAFQYSVVVPPEELSNLAGVSTNRTIHSLKRRLRIRTLQFGVAENINELYDSCDPEVVLSLLVHKVILASLDEGVREGRVLLQEWLVILIAQYNDALKLVQYNSGLSLRSQIDVAFSQCPQLQPLPRLIFALLRNPLLRFHEEGVHPDYRIYLQCLFSVLEPSSLHRAVYPVLTSFATPDKQAYPRHSLSRAALITSGSPIFFLDAFTILVVFYSSTADPSLPFPPPHDCLLRITINKLKQERCITPKLIFIRGGLDDASVFENFLIEEQDVDGSGLTSVMGFVSFLEDITQKVLEFMK; encoded by the exons ATGGCGGTGAGGGCCACAGTCTCGCGCTTCCCCGTCGACACAGACGCACGCGAAGGATCTGGCCTCCTCTGGGGAGTCACCGTGACGCCATTCGCCGCCGTCGACGAGAACGGCCATTCTCCGGCTTTCGGATCGGGCGGCGACATCCTACCTCGGTGCGAGAACTGTTGGGCGTACTTCAACACGTACTGCGAGCTGGAGCAGTGGGCGTGGTCATGTTCTCTCTGCGGCACCCTCAACGGCCTCTCCTCCGCCGCTGTCGAGCGCTACTCACTCCCCAAGTCCTGCGCCGAGATGTGCTCCTCCTTCGTAGATCTTGAGTTGCCACTAG ATGGATCGTCGGAGGAAGCGGCAATGCAAGCCCGTCCTGTCTATGTTGCTGCCGTTGACTTGTCCT CTTCAGAGGAGTTTTTGGAGCTGACTAAAAGTGCACTGCTGGCAGCTTTGGAAG CTCTTGCTCCTGGTTCACTTTTTGGGCTTGCTACCTTCAGCCACAAACTAGGATTGTATGATATTCAAGGTCCTATTCCTGTTGTAAAAAATGTGTTCATCCCTCCTGATGCAGAGGGAACTTTACCAATTGGGCTTGATGATGTCATGCCTTTGTTACAGTTTCTGGCTCCT GTGGACACCTGTAAGGACCATATTGCATCTGCGCTAGAAACACTAAGACCTACGACTTCATGGGAGAGAACCACGGCAGCTGGTCAATCACTGGATGGTGTTCTGATAGGTGGGCGCGGTTTTGGGGTGGCAATGGAAGCCCTTTGCAATTACCTTGGATCTGAATATGGAAACACGTTTGCTTTAG CTAGAATCTTTGCTTTCTTGTCTGGTCCCCCTGATTATGGAGCTGGACAGTTGGATACAAGACGGTATGGTGAGCAGTATGCAAGCAAAGGAGAGGATGCAGATCGTGCTTTACTCCCAGAGCAGACACCATTTTATAAAGATCTG GCTGCTGTTGCTGTTCAAGCAGGTGTCTGTGTGGACATATTTGCGGTAACAAATGAGTACACAGATTTGGCTTCCCTGAAATTTCTGAGTATTGAAAGTGGTGGTTCCTTATTTTTATATACAAGTACTGAGGATTCAACTTTGCCTCAGGACAT GTACCGAATGCTGAGTCGGCCATATGCATTTGGCTGTGTCCTTCGATTGAGAACTTCAACTGAATTTAAACCTGGCAATTCT TATGGTCACTTCTTCCCGGATCCACAGtatgaaaatgttcaacacatCATATGTTGTGATTCTTATGCTACATATGCTTATGACTTTGTGTTTGAAAACAATGTTGGATTTTCAAG AAACAAGTCAGATGTTCCTACAATTCAAATTGCATTTCAGTACTCAGTTGTAGTTCCTCCCGAGGAACTTTCCAATTTAGCAGGAGTTTCTACAAATAG AACCATACATTCTCTCAAACGCCGGCTTAGAATCCGCACGTTGCAGTTTGGTGTTGCTGAGAACATTAATGAACTTTATGACAGCTGTGATCCTGAAGTTGTGCTATCTTTGCTTGTTCATAAG GTTATATTAGCCTCTTTGGATGAAGGTGTTCGGGAGGGCAGGGTTCTGCTTCAAGAATGGCTAGTGATCCTCATAGCTCAATACAATGATGCTCTTAAACTGGTTCAGTACAATAGTGGACTTTCCCTAAGATCTCAGATAGATGTTGCATTCTCCCAGTGTCCTCAACTTCAGCCTCTACCTCGCCTAATTTTTGCGCTCCTTCGAAATCCTCTTCTCCGTTTTCACGAAGAAGGTGTTCACCCCGACTATCGCATCTATCTTCAATGCCTGTTCAG TGTGCTTGAACCGAGTTCCCTTCATCGTGCTGTCTATCCAGTGTTGACATCATTCGCTACTCCAGATAAACAAGCATATCCTCGCCATTCATTGAGTCGTGCTGCGCTGATTACCAGTGGCAGTCCAATATTTTTCCTTGATGCATTCACAATTCTGGTGGTGTTTTATTCTTCCACTGCAGACCCCTCACTTCCTTTTCCTCCACCCCATGATT GTTTGTTGAGGATTACAATCAACAAATTGAAGCAAGAGAGATGCATCACTCCCAAGCTCATTTTTATTCGAGGAGGGCTGGATGACGCCTCAGTTTTCGAAAACTTTCTAATTGAGGAGCAGGATGTTGATGGAAGTGGGCTTACAAGTGTAATGGGCTTTGTTTCCTTCCTTGAAGATATTACTCAGAAAGTTCTAGAGTTCATGAAATAG
- the LOC112784362 gene encoding uncharacterized protein — translation MAYAQVITVLLFALALARIDPSACQQIVKGKVSCLDCTHRYHLSDIKVSVKCEGVNKPAMASTEDDGSFKVALPSSSVNCIAKILGGPVQLYASRKNQVSKIVKGKDHNSYTISSPLSFMISRPKKANKNQVGSSKTVDLPLPPEWGLAPSSYYVPFIPIIGIP, via the exons ATGGCCTATGCTCAGGTGATCACAGTGCTTCTTTTTGCACTAGCTCTAGCCAGAATTGACCCCTCAGCATGCCAGCAAATTGTGAAGGGGAAAGTCTCTTGCCTTGACTGCACTCACCGCTACCATTTATCTG ATATTAAGGTTTCAGTGAAGTGCGAAGGTGTGAATAAGCCTGCTATGGCAAGTACAGAAGATGATGGATCCTTCAAGGTTGCCCTTCCATCTTCTTCTGTGAATTGCATAGCAAAAATTCTCGGTGGGCCAGTTCAGCTTTATGCTTCGAGGAAGAACCAAGTCTCAAAAATTGTAAAAGGAAAAGACCATAATAGCTACACCATTTCTTCTCCTCTTAGCTTCATGATATCACGCCCCAAGAAGGCTAACAAGAACCAAGTAGGTTCTTCCAAAACAGTTGATCTTCCTCTGCCTCCAGAGTGGGGTTTGGCACCATCTAGCTACTACGTACCTTTCATTCCCATCATCGGAATACCTTGA